The following proteins are encoded in a genomic region of Corylus avellana chromosome ca4, CavTom2PMs-1.0:
- the LOC132178164 gene encoding uncharacterized protein LOC132178164, with amino-acid sequence MPDKFKMPRVDKYDGSGDPSDHMESFRAHIILHDTPDEIACRAFPLTLKGVAKEWFGGLSPKSVDNFDSLGQQFLGPFLAVWKRKKNPAYLLSLVQGKTESLKDFMLWFNREKLTVESLNEQTVLLALMHGIKADGPLMAELARKPTLGTLRQFTHKAEEFINQEETVSALIKSKAEGSKPVPDSIRATPRAFVEQKKKDHRNLRTP; translated from the coding sequence atgccTGACAAATTTAAGATGCCTCGAGTTGATAAATATGATGGAAGTGGAGATCCTTCCGATCATATGGAGAGTTTCCGAGCTCATATCATTCTTCACGATACTCCAGACGAAATAGCTTGCCGAGCTTTCCCTTTAACTCTGAAAGGGGTTGCTAAGGAGTGGTTCGGAGGCTTGAGCCCCAAATCTGTTGATAATTTTGATTCTCTCGGACAACAATTCCTGGGTCCATTCCTTGCTgtttggaaaagaaagaaaaatccagCATATTTATTGTCTCTCGTGCAAGGAAAAACCGAATCTTTAAAAGATTTTATGTTATGGTTTAATCGGGAGAAGTTGACGGTGGAAAGTCTGAATGAACAGACTGTTCTTTTAGCTTTAATGCATGGCATAAAGGCTGATGGGCCATTGATGGCCGAATTAGCTCGGAAACCGACTTTGGGAACTCTTCGGCAATTCACCCACAAAGCTGAAGAATTCATTAATCAAGAAGAAACCGTGTCAGCTCTGATAAAGTCCAAAGCTGAAGGGAGTAAGCCTGTTCCTGATTCAATTAGAGCAACACCAAGGGCCTTTGTCgaacagaagaaaaaagatcatCGAAATTTAAGAACTCCATAA